One Panicum virgatum strain AP13 chromosome 3N, P.virgatum_v5, whole genome shotgun sequence DNA segment encodes these proteins:
- the LOC120667602 gene encoding pectinesterase inhibitor 11-like, whose amino-acid sequence MAMETISLQLFILVIATAVIATQSSSLTSSAPAPSPASSSAISFLRASCAVTDVPDACYNLLLPYADTFHGNLARVARAASAFAGARQRDFADELARLKLRGTGAGRVADMTLGDCYDTVSGDNMFANETLGHIDNLVAHVGSKKDFDFQRIMAQDWLQSSGSGMMQCVDWFHDAGEAAVSSPVGKEVIVGCTTVSSYMDIAFMLVNAIKF is encoded by the coding sequence ATGGCGATGGAAACCATCTCCCTCCAACTCTTCATCCTAGTCATAGCCACCGCCGTCATCGCTACACAGAGCTCATCATTAACGTCTTCGgcgcccgcgccgtcgccggcatcCTCTTCGGCGATCAGCTTCCTCAGGGCATCCTGCGCCGTCACCGATGTTCCAGATGCCTGCTACAATCTCCTCCTCCCGTACGCGGACACCTTCCACGGCAACCTCGCAAGGGTCGCCCGCGCGGCCAGTGCCTTTGCGGGCGCTCGGCAGcgtgattttgccgatgagctcgCTCGTCTAAAGCTCCGGGGAACTGGCGCCGGGAGGGTGGCGGATATGACGCTGGGAGATTGCTATGACACTGTGTCCGGAGACAACATGTTTGCCAATGAGACGCTGGGCCACATTGACAACCTCGTTGCGCACGTGGGCAGCAAGAAAGATTTTGACTTCCAGCGGATTATGGCTCAGGATTGGCTTCAATCTTCGGGCTCGGGCATGATGCAGTGCGTGGACTGGTTTCATGATGCTGGTGAAGCCGCCGTCTCGTCGCCAGTGGGGAAGGAGGTGATCGTTGGGTGCACCACTGTGTCTTCTTACATGGACATCGCTTTCATGCTTGTAAATGCCATAAAGTTCTAG
- the LOC120667600 gene encoding probable pectinesterase/pectinesterase inhibitor 32 — MTMFKFIMLAALFLFEIQASSEAEQAATPEWAAAVLQKGQQGAAAAVDVVVAKDGSGNFESIMAAIDAAPRASMKRHVVRLAKGVYDEIVRVPEDVWNLTLLGDGIGVTVVTGSRAFDDGYSMPETATVGVDGPGFIAHDLTIQNTAGSAKQQALALRSHSARSVVYRVSLEAHQDTLYAQDHYQFYHACMISGTVDFIFEDATAVFQSCLLVARVPHPGQQNVVTAQGRYQANSTSGFVFQLCNITGEPLLREKVVETYLGRPWKPYSRVVFIECFIDSVVDRRGYLPWNGSMGLDTLFYGEYNNSGPGSDVKGRVNWPGFHAITAAEAANFTVASFLEGQSWLPGTGVEFTPGL; from the exons ATGACGATGTTCAAGTTCATCATGCTCGCAGCTCTCTTCCTCTTTGAAATCCAG GCGTCGTCGGAGGCGGAGCAAGCTGCTACACCGGAGTGGGCCGCGGCCGTTCTGCAGAAAGGACAGCAgggagcagccgccgccgtcgacgtcgtcgtcgcgAAGGATGGAAGCGGCAACTTCGAGTCCATCATGGCCGCCATCGACGCAGCTCCACGAGCGAGTATGAAAAGGCATGTCGTGCGATTAGCCAAGGGTGTCTACGACGAGATCGTCCGTGTTCCTGAGGACGTGTGGAACCTCACCCTGCTCGGCGACGGCATCGGCGTCACGGTGGTCACTGGCAGCCGCGCGTTCGACGACGGCTACTCCATGCCGGAGACGGCCACCGTCG GTGTGGATGGCCCTGGCTTCATAGCGCACGACTTGACCATCCAGAACACCGCTGGATCTGCAAAGCAACAAGCGCTGGCGCTTCGGTCCCACTCCGCCAGGTCTGTGGTGTACAGAGTGTCTTTGGAAGCCCACCAAGACACGCTTTACGCTCAGGACCATTACCAGTTCTACCATGCCTGCATGATCTCAGGAACAGTGGACTTCATATTTGAAGATGCGACTGCTGTCTTCCAGAGCTGCTTGCTGGTAGCACGCGTTCCTCACCCAGGTCAGCAGAATGTCGTAACAGCTCAAGGACGCTACCAGGCGAACAGCACTTCTGGATTTGTATTCCAGCTCTGCAACATCACCGGTGAACCACTTCTACGCGAGAAGGTTGTGGAGACGTACCTTGGACGCCCCTGGAAGCCCTACTCCCGTGTTGTCTTCATCGAGTGCTTCATCGACTCCGTGGTTGACCGCCGGGGCTACCTGCCTTGGAACGGTTCTATGGGTCTTGATACTCTCTTCTATGGTGAGTACAATAACTCTGGACCCGGCTCCGATGTGAAGGGCAGAGTAAACTGGCCAGGATTCCATGCCATCACCGCAGCTGAAGCAGCCAACTTCACTGTTGCGAGTTTCTTGGAAGGGCAAAGCTGGCTACCGGGGACAGGTGTGGAGTTCACACCTGGTCTGTGA